From a single Micromonospora carbonacea genomic region:
- a CDS encoding DUF2075 domain-containing protein, protein MLAFQTTPKQILDLAETGQLAGRVGAHLARAGFRVSDSERSSWQRSLPALAEQLVSAGLADLDALVECQLPRSSRRIDVILAGAGLASRRPAYLVVELKQWSTATVYDEAEKLVRVPGLVDPQVHPALQVQAYCSYLEDFLPVLWEWPDSVHGLAYLHNADSRRIPTLPVGDDAALDRRRMVFTRDRVGQLQEYLAGRFAPWRDAAAARRLLQAPVRPSRQLLAVTAEEVENRRHLVLLDEQRAAYELVMRGVRWADQGRRKRVVLVSGGPGSGKSAIALTLMASLARERRSVAHATGSRAFRKTVQRYARSRPFDPQQRTAPMFHYFMDFMNEPPDSLDVLICDEAHRIRNRSTRGDRRGSKPQVQELIEVAKVPVFLLDDDQVVRPNEVGSVAMIRSAAERLDLEVDFVHLGAQFRCGGSPRYERWVLHLLGLAGTRPYAWAGDDSFRLALADSPQQMEALLRWAHDGGGSARISAGFCWPWTEQPRGRQLVPDVRIGSWSKPWNAAGDHPPRGIPAGSYWATERSGFEQVGCIYTAQGFEYDWSGVILGRDLVARNGKLVCQPVESHDSAIFDRRRQLPGQNAERLIRNAYKVLLTRGMRGTMIYSVDPETQDFLAGLVPPARVPRAFEAPGVARIVPPAQARPSTQDHPSGQEAGPVRPDPVRPHGDQ, encoded by the coding sequence TTGCTCGCATTCCAGACCACGCCCAAGCAGATCCTGGATCTGGCCGAGACGGGGCAGTTGGCTGGGCGGGTGGGAGCCCATCTGGCCCGCGCGGGGTTCCGGGTGTCCGACAGCGAGCGATCGTCCTGGCAGCGCAGTCTTCCCGCGTTGGCCGAACAACTCGTCAGCGCGGGTCTCGCGGATCTCGACGCGCTCGTGGAGTGCCAGCTTCCCCGCAGCAGCCGGCGGATCGACGTGATCCTCGCTGGTGCGGGGCTGGCCTCCCGACGTCCGGCCTACCTCGTCGTGGAACTCAAGCAGTGGAGCACGGCAACGGTCTACGACGAGGCGGAGAAGCTGGTCCGGGTGCCGGGGCTCGTGGACCCCCAGGTGCATCCCGCGCTGCAGGTGCAGGCGTACTGCTCCTATCTGGAGGACTTCCTGCCCGTCCTCTGGGAGTGGCCGGACTCGGTGCACGGCCTGGCGTACCTGCACAACGCGGACAGCCGAAGGATCCCCACGCTGCCCGTCGGCGATGACGCGGCCCTGGACCGCCGACGCATGGTCTTCACCCGGGACCGCGTCGGGCAACTACAGGAGTATCTGGCGGGGCGGTTCGCGCCCTGGCGGGATGCGGCGGCGGCGCGGCGCCTGCTGCAGGCACCCGTCCGCCCCAGCAGGCAACTCCTGGCGGTCACCGCCGAGGAGGTGGAGAACCGCCGGCATCTCGTCCTGCTCGACGAGCAGCGCGCGGCGTACGAGCTGGTCATGCGGGGCGTGCGCTGGGCGGACCAGGGCCGGCGTAAGAGGGTGGTGCTGGTGTCCGGTGGGCCGGGCAGCGGCAAGAGCGCCATCGCGTTGACGCTGATGGCCAGCCTGGCGCGGGAGAGGCGCTCGGTCGCGCACGCCACGGGCTCAAGGGCGTTCAGGAAGACCGTGCAGCGGTACGCCAGGAGCCGCCCCTTCGACCCGCAGCAGCGGACCGCTCCGATGTTCCACTACTTCATGGACTTCATGAACGAGCCGCCGGACAGCCTCGACGTGCTGATCTGCGACGAGGCCCACCGGATCCGCAACCGGTCGACCCGTGGTGATCGCCGGGGGAGCAAGCCGCAGGTGCAGGAACTCATCGAGGTGGCCAAGGTCCCGGTCTTCCTGCTCGACGACGACCAGGTGGTGCGGCCGAACGAGGTGGGCAGCGTCGCCATGATCCGGAGCGCGGCTGAACGGCTCGATCTGGAGGTCGATTTCGTCCACCTGGGCGCGCAGTTCCGCTGCGGTGGCAGCCCTCGCTACGAACGGTGGGTGCTGCATCTGCTGGGCCTGGCAGGGACCCGTCCCTATGCCTGGGCCGGTGACGATAGCTTCCGGCTGGCTCTCGCGGACTCGCCGCAGCAGATGGAGGCCCTGCTGCGGTGGGCGCACGACGGTGGCGGCTCGGCGCGGATCTCCGCCGGCTTCTGCTGGCCCTGGACGGAGCAGCCCCGGGGCCGCCAGCTCGTACCCGACGTCAGGATCGGGTCGTGGTCGAAGCCGTGGAACGCCGCCGGCGACCATCCGCCCCGGGGGATCCCGGCCGGTTCCTACTGGGCCACCGAGCGGAGTGGCTTCGAGCAGGTCGGGTGCATCTATACCGCCCAGGGCTTCGAGTACGACTGGTCGGGCGTCATTCTCGGCAGGGACCTGGTGGCTCGTAACGGAAAGCTGGTCTGCCAGCCGGTCGAGTCCCACGACAGCGCCATCTTCGACAGGCGGCGACAACTGCCGGGGCAGAACGCGGAACGGCTCATCCGCAACGCCTACAAGGTGCTGCTCACCAGGGGCATGCGGGGCACCATGATCTACTCGGTGGACCCGGAGACCCAGGACTTCCTGGCCGGGCTGGTGCCTCCCGCCCGGGTGCCGCGTGCCTTCGAAGCCCCGGGCGTGGCGCGGATCGTGCCACCGGCTCAGGCTCGTCCCTCCACACAGGATCATCCTTCCGGGCAGGAGGCCGGCCCTGTGCGTCCTGACCCCGTTCGGCCGCACGGGGATCAATGA
- a CDS encoding DUF2075 domain-containing protein has protein sequence MSAYRSSAAGLLRLAADDTLVEVLAERLRSGGHGVAPAEKRAWARSLPVLAQDLVDAGLGQVEVLVEYQLPLTSRRVDAVLAGSDPRTGDDSYLVVELKQWSYATAYEDSDTLVAVENVRGPRLHPGIQVADYCRYLTDFLGVLGRAPQRLHGAAYLHNAVDRDVADLLDRPATEQSRIFTGQRRGRWLDHLRGRFAAGSGAGAADRFLASTVRPSRHLLAYAAAELKERSNFTLLDEQHVAYELVMHAVERARTANRKRAVVVAGGPGSGKSVIALSVLGELARQDRSVLHATGSRSFTQTLRRYAGRGSTRLQSMFKYFNSFMDAGTNDIEVLICDEAHRVRETSVNRYTTKARRDRARPQLEELVSVARVPVFLLDEHQVVKPGELGNVEVISAFAEKLGLEVDVVSLHDQFRCGGSEAYEQWVLDLLGLDGGDPTVWSGDGRFDVRVVDSPQELEEWLADRQADGGTARMSAGYCWPWSDPRPDGTLVPDVTVGGWARPWNVKSDRSVGDAPGSAYWATDPNGFGQVGCVYTAQGFEYDWSGVIIGPDLVARDGRLVTRREESRDPAFRSRKAVSDEEADRLIRNTYKVLLTRGMRGTVLYATDPETREYLSGLVRVEQPPVVRFARDAG, from the coding sequence ATGTCGGCGTACCGTTCGTCTGCTGCTGGTCTGCTGCGCCTCGCCGCCGACGACACACTGGTCGAGGTGCTGGCGGAGCGGCTCAGGAGCGGCGGCCACGGGGTGGCGCCCGCCGAGAAGCGGGCCTGGGCGCGCAGCCTGCCGGTGCTGGCGCAGGACCTCGTCGACGCAGGTCTCGGCCAGGTCGAGGTGCTGGTGGAGTACCAGCTCCCGCTGACCAGCCGCCGCGTCGACGCGGTCCTGGCGGGGTCCGACCCGCGCACCGGGGACGACTCGTACCTCGTGGTGGAGCTCAAGCAGTGGAGCTACGCCACGGCCTACGAGGACTCCGACACCCTGGTGGCCGTCGAAAACGTCCGGGGGCCGCGGCTGCACCCCGGGATCCAGGTCGCCGACTACTGCCGCTACCTCACCGATTTCCTCGGCGTCCTCGGGCGGGCGCCGCAGCGCCTGCACGGGGCGGCGTACCTGCACAACGCGGTGGACCGGGACGTGGCCGACCTGCTCGACCGGCCGGCCACCGAGCAGAGCCGGATCTTCACCGGGCAGCGCCGGGGCCGGTGGCTCGACCACCTGCGCGGCCGGTTCGCCGCCGGCTCGGGAGCGGGCGCGGCCGACCGCTTCCTGGCCAGCACCGTACGTCCCAGCCGGCACCTGCTGGCGTACGCGGCGGCGGAGCTGAAGGAACGGTCGAACTTCACCCTCCTCGACGAGCAGCACGTGGCGTACGAGCTGGTCATGCATGCCGTGGAGCGGGCCCGGACGGCGAACCGCAAGCGGGCCGTGGTGGTGGCCGGCGGGCCGGGCAGCGGCAAGAGCGTGATCGCCCTGTCGGTCCTCGGCGAGCTGGCCCGCCAGGACCGGTCGGTGCTGCACGCCACCGGCTCCCGGTCGTTCACCCAGACCCTGCGCCGCTACGCGGGGCGTGGGTCCACCCGCCTGCAGAGCATGTTCAAGTATTTCAACAGCTTCATGGACGCCGGCACCAACGACATCGAGGTGCTGATCTGCGACGAGGCGCACCGGGTGCGCGAGACGTCGGTGAACCGCTACACGACGAAGGCGCGCCGCGACCGGGCCCGGCCGCAGTTGGAGGAACTCGTCTCCGTCGCCCGGGTGCCGGTCTTCCTCCTCGACGAGCACCAGGTGGTCAAGCCCGGTGAGCTGGGTAACGTCGAGGTCATCTCGGCGTTCGCGGAGAAGCTGGGGCTGGAGGTCGACGTCGTCTCGCTGCACGACCAGTTCCGCTGCGGCGGCAGCGAGGCGTACGAGCAGTGGGTCCTGGACCTGCTCGGCCTCGACGGCGGCGACCCGACGGTGTGGTCCGGCGACGGCCGGTTCGACGTGCGGGTCGTCGACTCGCCGCAGGAGTTGGAGGAGTGGCTCGCCGACCGGCAGGCGGACGGCGGCACGGCCAGGATGTCGGCCGGCTACTGCTGGCCGTGGAGCGACCCGAGGCCGGACGGCACGCTGGTGCCGGACGTGACGGTCGGCGGCTGGGCCCGGCCGTGGAACGTCAAGAGCGACCGCAGCGTCGGCGACGCCCCGGGCAGCGCGTACTGGGCCACCGATCCGAACGGCTTCGGGCAGGTCGGCTGCGTCTACACCGCGCAGGGCTTCGAGTACGACTGGTCGGGCGTCATCATCGGCCCGGACCTGGTGGCCCGGGACGGTCGGCTGGTGACCCGGCGGGAGGAGTCGAGGGATCCGGCGTTCCGCAGCCGCAAGGCGGTCAGCGACGAGGAGGCGGACCGGCTCATCCGCAACACGTACAAGGTGCTGTTGACGCGGGGGATGCGGGGCACGGTGCTGTACGCGACGGACCCGGAGACGCGTGAGTACCTGAGTGGGCTGGTGCGGGTGGAGCAGCCGCCGGTGGTCCGTTTCGCGCGAGATGCCGGGTAG
- a CDS encoding nucleotide pyrophosphohydrolase produces MNGNDKSGAATVAELAEQLRRFADERDWQRFHTPKNLAMALAGEVGELLAELQWLTPDESVHLMADAELGGRVRAEIGDVMIYLTRLADVLGIDLLSAADDKLAEAARRYPADVVRGSAAKAPRA; encoded by the coding sequence ATGAACGGCAACGACAAGAGCGGTGCGGCCACCGTCGCGGAACTCGCCGAGCAGCTCCGGCGGTTCGCGGACGAGCGGGACTGGCAGCGGTTCCACACGCCGAAGAACCTGGCGATGGCGCTGGCGGGCGAGGTCGGCGAGCTGCTGGCCGAGTTGCAGTGGCTGACGCCCGACGAGTCGGTCCACCTGATGGCCGACGCGGAGCTGGGTGGCCGCGTTCGCGCCGAGATCGGTGATGTCATGATCTACCTGACCCGGCTGGCCGATGTGCTGGGAATCGATCTGCTCTCGGCGGCGGACGACAAGCTGGCGGAGGCGGCCCGGCGGTACCCGGCGGACGTGGTGCGGGGGTCGGCCGCCAAGGCGCCGCGCGCGTAG